A window from Leptothermofonsia sichuanensis E412 encodes these proteins:
- a CDS encoding GTP cyclohydrolase II, which produces MPSEKTGTKLKHIVLTSHPARFGQKPLPIHWGAVDPLKRGPVIGTLTTAAHRNVIGTHAGSYGVYRALAVASGKLQSNHRADLTNTLPAEPIGPHPSWYSADKIVSLDPLGALVGEVYAPLYQEGYDIRPTIAITKAHINMPELQEAVMKGRIQVDGKILKPGGDLVVTKAAIEPVWYLPGIANRLGVTESDLRHALFEQTGGMFPELVTRPDFHVFLPPIGGMTVYIVGEVAAITDPQRPLAVRVHDECNGSDVFGSDICTCRPYLVHGIEACVQTAQAGGAGVIVYLRKEGRALGEVTKFLVYNARKRQEGGDRADAYFTRTECVAGVQDMRFQELMPDVLHWLGITRIDRFISMSNMKYNAITQSGIEIVERVPIPEDLIPADARVEIEAKKAAGYYTNGSVPDDADLAQIKGRMLTE; this is translated from the coding sequence ATGCCTAGTGAAAAAACGGGGACCAAGCTCAAGCACATTGTGCTCACTTCTCACCCTGCTCGGTTTGGGCAGAAACCACTCCCAATTCATTGGGGAGCGGTTGATCCACTCAAGCGTGGACCTGTTATCGGTACGCTGACAACCGCCGCTCATCGGAATGTCATTGGAACCCACGCCGGGTCCTATGGGGTTTACCGGGCACTGGCAGTCGCCAGCGGTAAGCTTCAGTCCAACCACCGCGCCGATCTGACCAACACTTTACCGGCAGAACCCATTGGTCCTCATCCGTCCTGGTACAGTGCGGACAAAATTGTTTCCCTCGACCCCCTGGGGGCACTGGTTGGTGAAGTCTATGCCCCTCTATACCAGGAGGGCTATGACATTCGCCCAACCATCGCCATTACCAAAGCCCACATCAACATGCCAGAGCTTCAGGAAGCGGTGATGAAGGGACGAATCCAGGTGGATGGCAAGATTTTGAAACCAGGGGGGGATCTGGTGGTGACAAAAGCCGCGATTGAGCCAGTCTGGTATCTCCCTGGAATTGCCAACCGCCTGGGCGTAACTGAATCTGATTTGCGCCACGCCCTGTTTGAGCAAACGGGTGGGATGTTCCCTGAACTGGTCACCCGTCCGGATTTCCATGTCTTCCTACCTCCGATTGGCGGGATGACTGTTTACATTGTGGGAGAGGTTGCTGCTATCACGGATCCGCAAAGACCTCTGGCAGTGCGAGTCCACGATGAGTGTAACGGGTCAGATGTGTTTGGTTCTGACATCTGCACCTGCCGTCCTTACCTGGTGCACGGCATCGAAGCCTGTGTTCAAACGGCACAGGCAGGAGGGGCAGGGGTGATTGTCTATCTGCGGAAAGAAGGCCGGGCTTTAGGTGAAGTGACCAAATTTCTGGTTTATAACGCCCGTAAGCGCCAGGAAGGGGGCGATCGCGCCGATGCCTACTTTACCCGTACCGAATGTGTTGCTGGAGTACAGGACATGCGTTTCCAGGAATTGATGCCCGACGTGCTGCACTGGTTAGGCATCACCCGGATTGATCGTTTCATCTCCATGAGCAACATGAAGTACAACGCGATTACCCAATCTGGGATTGAAATTGTCGAACGAGTTCCGATTCCCGAAGATTTAATTCCCGCCGATGCCAGGGTGGAAATTGAAGCCAAAAAAGCAGCGGGCTACTATACGAACGGATCTGTCCCCGATGATGCAGACCTGGCCCAGATCAAAGGTCGGATGTTGACTGAATAG
- a CDS encoding DMT family transporter translates to MTFADSFRGELAALTAALIWAVAAVIYTGVGRYLSPLILNLAKGLVAIALMLVTLVLRGELFPAVPGTAMILLCFSGVIGIGIGDTAYFESLNCIGARRSLVIGSLAPPLAAVLALIFLREELSTPAWLGITLTIAGVIWVVLERVQDKTQPQFRPLRGIGFGVLAALCQASGAVLSRAALAGTEINPLWSSLVRLLAGTLILLIWIGLQHRSWKEFRTLCSQKLLAMLILTAFASTFLAIWLQQISLKYAATGIAQSLSATSPLFVIPLAIAQGEKVSLRAILGVIVALAGVWLLFSR, encoded by the coding sequence ATGACTTTTGCTGATTCTTTTCGTGGTGAACTGGCGGCATTAACCGCTGCCCTGATCTGGGCAGTGGCGGCTGTGATCTACACAGGGGTCGGGCGATACCTTTCACCCCTGATACTGAACCTGGCAAAGGGACTGGTTGCGATCGCCCTCATGCTTGTGACGCTTGTACTCCGGGGTGAGCTGTTCCCTGCTGTGCCCGGTACAGCCATGATCCTGCTCTGTTTCAGTGGTGTAATTGGGATTGGAATTGGGGATACCGCTTACTTTGAGTCGCTAAACTGTATTGGAGCGCGGCGATCGCTCGTAATTGGTTCCCTGGCTCCGCCGCTGGCGGCTGTGCTGGCGCTGATCTTTTTGCGAGAAGAACTCTCCACCCCTGCCTGGCTTGGGATTACCCTGACGATTGCTGGCGTTATCTGGGTAGTGCTTGAGCGAGTTCAGGACAAAACTCAGCCCCAATTTCGTCCCCTGCGGGGAATTGGCTTCGGCGTGCTGGCAGCCCTGTGTCAGGCAAGTGGAGCCGTCCTTTCCAGAGCCGCCTTAGCCGGCACCGAAATCAACCCGCTCTGGAGCAGCCTGGTGCGTCTGCTGGCAGGAACCCTGATACTGCTGATCTGGATTGGACTCCAGCACCGTTCCTGGAAAGAATTTCGCACCCTCTGTTCTCAAAAACTCCTGGCAATGCTGATTCTAACTGCATTTGCCAGCACATTCCTGGCAATCTGGTTACAACAAATCTCCCTTAAATATGCGGCCACCGGAATTGCCCAGTCTCTCAGTGCAACCAGTCCCCTGTTTGTTATTCCGCTGGCGATCGCCCAGGGTGAAAAAGTCAGCCTGCGAGCAATTTTGGGAGTCATTGTCGCCCTCGCAGGCGTCTGGTTGCTATTTAGCCGTTGA
- a CDS encoding phycobilisome rod-core linker polypeptide — MNQFTPITVSRQSSREERQTALYQIYCQVLERQPYSYERKQLAKAEKDFLTDKIGVRRFLKELGHSKVYLDAFYHNCSNMKFLELCFKHFLGRAPINQEEIQIYCNILMHKGVAEMITALLDSEEYRKVFGCFTVPFPRQQSYYPSPRAYMESQMLVQEHMGQRGRSIPTIYWHQLGLTCDGGICRHPEADENVELTLSQEELSQLLNLLQTAQSDKAVASLSTQQKALLRRAIG, encoded by the coding sequence ATGAACCAGTTCACCCCAATCACAGTCAGCCGCCAGTCCAGCCGGGAAGAACGGCAAACGGCTCTTTACCAAATCTACTGCCAGGTTTTAGAGCGCCAACCTTACAGCTATGAACGAAAGCAGTTAGCAAAAGCAGAAAAAGATTTCTTAACGGATAAAATTGGTGTTCGACGTTTTCTTAAGGAATTGGGACATTCTAAAGTTTATCTCGATGCTTTTTATCACAATTGCTCAAACATGAAGTTTCTGGAATTGTGTTTCAAACATTTTCTGGGACGTGCTCCAATTAACCAGGAAGAAATTCAAATTTATTGCAATATTCTGATGCACAAAGGTGTAGCAGAAATGATCACGGCTTTACTGGATTCTGAGGAATATCGCAAGGTATTCGGTTGCTTTACGGTTCCCTTTCCCCGCCAGCAATCATACTATCCATCGCCCAGGGCTTATATGGAATCTCAGATGTTAGTTCAGGAACATATGGGTCAACGGGGGCGCTCCATTCCAACAATCTACTGGCATCAATTGGGCTTGACCTGTGATGGGGGTATCTGTAGACACCCTGAGGCGGACGAAAACGTTGAATTGACCTTGTCTCAAGAGGAACTATCCCAGTTGTTGAATCTGTTGCAAACCGCCCAGTCTGACAAGGCAGTCGCATCCCTTTCAACCCAGCAAAAAGCGCTGTTACGCAGGGCAATCGGCTGA
- the metG gene encoding methionine--tRNA ligase, which translates to MDSKIIEKNRFAITTPLYYVNDLPHVGSAYTTIAADVLARFWRLQGKSVLLITGTDEHGQKIQRAAEQAGHSPQEHCDQIVAGFKSLWQQLGIKHDRFIRTTDPRHEAIVKEFFQRVWDQGDIYLGRQEGWYCVSCEEFKEERDLLDDHYCPVHPNRQAEWRDEQNYFFRLSRYQKQLEALYTERPNFIQPEIRRNEVLNFVQQGLQDFSISRVNLDWGIPVPVDPAHTLYVWFDALLGYVTALLEPDCAPTLESALETWWPINLHLIGKDILRFHAVYWPAMLMSAGLPIPDCVFGHGFLTKDGHKMGKTLGNILDPVALVNRYSADAVRYYFLKEIEFGRDGDFNETRFVNILNADLANDLGNLLNRTLKMVHKYFGAQVPASAQTVAGLDNPLAEKGRDLGDRTHQAYHNLCFSEACEAILTVVRAGNKYIDEQAPWSLYKQGEHLAVEEILCTVLESVRLAAYLLSPITPALSTKIYEQLGFSVNFNDQRLIDVTAPFSNHSQWGALPPGQPLGEPNPVFQRLELLEAVPL; encoded by the coding sequence ATGGATTCTAAAATCATAGAGAAAAATCGATTTGCCATTACTACACCTCTGTATTACGTGAATGATTTGCCCCACGTTGGGAGCGCTTACACGACGATCGCGGCAGATGTTTTAGCCCGGTTTTGGCGGTTACAGGGAAAGTCTGTGCTGCTGATCACAGGTACCGATGAGCACGGGCAAAAGATTCAACGGGCGGCTGAACAGGCAGGGCATTCTCCTCAGGAACACTGTGACCAGATTGTCGCTGGCTTCAAATCGCTCTGGCAACAACTGGGGATCAAGCATGACCGTTTCATTCGCACGACCGATCCCCGCCATGAAGCAATTGTCAAAGAGTTTTTCCAGCGGGTTTGGGATCAGGGCGACATTTACCTGGGACGGCAGGAGGGCTGGTATTGTGTTTCCTGCGAGGAGTTTAAGGAAGAGCGGGATTTGCTGGATGACCACTATTGTCCTGTTCATCCCAACCGGCAGGCTGAATGGCGGGATGAGCAAAATTATTTCTTCCGTCTTTCCAGGTACCAGAAACAGCTAGAAGCTCTTTACACAGAGCGTCCCAATTTTATTCAGCCAGAAATTCGGCGGAATGAGGTGCTGAATTTTGTCCAACAGGGCCTGCAAGATTTTTCCATATCCAGGGTGAATTTAGATTGGGGAATCCCGGTTCCGGTTGATCCTGCCCATACTCTCTATGTCTGGTTTGATGCCCTCCTGGGCTATGTCACGGCATTACTAGAGCCAGATTGCGCCCCAACTCTGGAATCTGCCCTGGAAACCTGGTGGCCCATTAATTTACATCTGATTGGTAAAGACATTCTGCGCTTTCACGCCGTTTACTGGCCCGCGATGCTGATGTCTGCGGGGTTGCCGATCCCCGATTGTGTATTTGGGCACGGCTTTTTGACCAAAGATGGGCACAAGATGGGGAAGACGCTGGGAAACATCCTGGATCCGGTTGCACTGGTTAATCGTTACAGTGCTGATGCAGTCCGTTACTACTTCCTGAAGGAGATTGAGTTTGGCCGGGATGGTGATTTTAATGAAACCCGGTTTGTCAATATTTTGAATGCTGACCTGGCAAATGACTTGGGCAATCTCCTGAATCGGACATTAAAAATGGTTCACAAATATTTTGGTGCCCAGGTGCCAGCGTCTGCTCAAACGGTGGCTGGACTGGACAATCCCTTGGCTGAAAAAGGCCGGGATCTGGGCGATCGCACTCACCAGGCATATCATAATCTCTGTTTCAGTGAAGCCTGTGAAGCCATTCTGACGGTGGTCAGGGCCGGCAACAAATATATTGATGAGCAGGCTCCCTGGTCTTTGTACAAGCAGGGAGAGCATTTGGCCGTTGAAGAAATTCTCTGCACCGTCCTGGAATCAGTACGCCTTGCAGCCTATCTCCTGTCTCCTATTACACCGGCTCTGAGCACCAAAATCTATGAACAGTTGGGGTTTTCTGTAAACTTTAATGATCAGCGTTTAATTGATGTTACAGCTCCGTTTTCCAACCACTCCCAGTGGGGAGCATTGCCTCCCGGTCAACCCCTGGGAGAACCGAATCCTGTGTTTCAACGTCTGGAACTTCTAGAAGCGGTTCCTTTATAG
- a CDS encoding globin family protein, which translates to MAMHTLNHELEQNILEADGRYLNAQELYPLEQYIQSYTTRLHTYQQLRDHSDKLVIQALRKMAQTYPELIQQHGQRCKYDMTEVLRYIALSILRDDEIFFKEQMTVWLDTILLAYKRNSHCVVAYRALQEAIAATLPSADTNLIRPFLEIVIQTLQSHA; encoded by the coding sequence ATGGCAATGCATACCCTCAACCACGAGTTAGAACAAAATATTTTGGAAGCGGATGGTCGTTATTTGAATGCTCAAGAACTTTACCCTCTAGAGCAATACATCCAGAGCTATACCACCCGACTACACACCTACCAGCAACTTCGAGATCACAGTGACAAACTGGTCATCCAGGCACTTCGTAAAATGGCGCAGACCTACCCTGAATTAATTCAGCAACACGGTCAGCGCTGCAAATATGACATGACAGAAGTGTTGCGCTACATTGCCCTGTCCATTTTGCGGGATGATGAAATCTTTTTCAAAGAGCAAATGACCGTCTGGCTTGATACGATTTTGCTGGCATATAAGCGCAATAGCCATTGCGTTGTCGCCTATCGTGCCCTGCAGGAGGCGATCGCCGCAACATTGCCCAGTGCAGATACCAATTTGATTCGCCCTTTTCTGGAAATCGTCATTCAGACCTTACAATCCCACGCCTGA
- a CDS encoding LabA-like NYN domain-containing protein — protein MLNNNIETESVFTQEQVLENRGRVAIFIDGSNLFYAALQLGIEIDYTKLLCRLTSGSRLLRSFFYTGVDRTNEKQQGFLLWMRRNGYRVISKDLVQLPDGSKKANLDVEIAVDMMSLVGSYDTAVLVSGDGDLAYAVNAVSYRGVRVEVVSLRSMTSDSLINVADRYIDLDNIKEDIQKMPRSYTYRPLSGIGLMDEPDED, from the coding sequence ATGCTGAATAACAACATAGAAACTGAATCTGTATTTACACAGGAACAAGTCCTGGAGAATCGTGGGCGGGTTGCCATTTTTATCGATGGCTCAAATCTCTTCTATGCTGCTCTCCAGTTAGGAATTGAAATTGACTATACTAAACTTCTCTGTCGTCTGACATCTGGTTCCCGGTTACTGCGGTCTTTCTTTTACACCGGAGTAGACCGCACCAATGAAAAGCAGCAGGGTTTTTTACTGTGGATGCGACGCAATGGCTATCGAGTCATTTCGAAGGATCTGGTTCAATTGCCGGATGGATCCAAAAAGGCAAATCTGGATGTGGAAATTGCGGTTGATATGATGTCCTTGGTCGGCTCCTACGATACGGCAGTTCTGGTGAGTGGGGATGGGGATCTTGCCTATGCGGTCAATGCTGTGAGCTACCGGGGAGTCCGGGTTGAGGTCGTCAGCCTGCGTTCAATGACGAGTGATAGCCTGATTAACGTGGCTGACCGCTATATTGACCTGGATAACATTAAAGAGGATATCCAGAAAATGCCTCGTAGCTATACCTACCGGCCTTTATCTGGAATTGGGTTGATGGATGAACCCGATGAAGACTGA
- a CDS encoding FKBP-type peptidyl-prolyl cis-trans isomerase translates to MTQAKHGDTVRVHYTGKLDDGTVFDSSANRDPLEFTIGAGNIIPGFEKAVVGMTQGESKTETIPTEQAYGPYLEDMVVTIDRQQMPPEIEPEVGQQLHIQQPDGNLLPVMVTNIDDGTVTLDANHPLAGENLTFDIQLVDIAS, encoded by the coding sequence ATGACACAGGCAAAACACGGTGATACGGTAAGAGTCCATTACACCGGCAAGCTAGATGATGGCACCGTGTTTGATTCTTCCGCTAATCGTGATCCATTAGAATTCACGATCGGTGCAGGAAACATCATCCCCGGTTTTGAGAAAGCGGTGGTTGGCATGACTCAAGGCGAGTCTAAGACCGAAACCATCCCCACAGAACAAGCCTATGGTCCCTACCTGGAGGACATGGTGGTGACGATTGATCGCCAGCAAATGCCCCCTGAAATCGAGCCAGAGGTTGGACAGCAACTCCACATTCAACAACCGGATGGGAATTTGTTGCCCGTCATGGTCACTAATATTGACGATGGCACCGTCACCCTGGATGCAAATCATCCCCTGGCTGGTGAAAATTTGACCTTCGACATTCAGCTAGTTGACATTGCCTCTTAA
- the lptC gene encoding LPS export ABC transporter periplasmic protein LptC, whose translation MLFRSQADRKLWGPSTILHLGLVGILVLTSACGGGRSRTAEKIAQDRQQVEEFDNSLTFNDLSLEGFDKKGQLWWKVKAKQARYSKDKKVAVIMQPAGELYQDGKAVIEVSAQRGEVQEDGETILLRGKITAKDKRNGMLLTGGELEWQPKNDLLIVRNNVTGDYQKTKVSANGGRFLTRAKKLELEGNVVAISADPAARFQSERVVWLVGEKKMMSDRPLQIAGNIPGQTAQNQATSGQGEIDLDRKTARLTQGTQINLTDPPMQISGNSLIWNMEAKTVVSNEPVTIVNPQENITLNANQGRLDIATKTAYLTGNVRGVGQKNQSQLGSNRLTYNLETQNFLAEGGVTYRQADPPLSLSGPRATGTIQDGIVVSGGRVVTEFIPDGVLFR comes from the coding sequence ATGTTGTTTCGTTCGCAAGCAGATAGGAAACTCTGGGGTCCTTCCACTATTCTCCATCTGGGATTAGTGGGTATATTGGTACTCACGTCAGCCTGTGGGGGTGGTCGTAGCCGCACGGCTGAGAAGATTGCTCAAGACCGCCAGCAGGTTGAGGAGTTTGATAATAGTCTTACGTTCAATGACCTGTCCCTGGAGGGGTTTGACAAAAAGGGGCAACTCTGGTGGAAGGTGAAGGCAAAGCAGGCACGATACAGCAAGGATAAAAAAGTAGCTGTCATCATGCAGCCTGCTGGGGAGCTTTACCAGGATGGGAAAGCCGTGATTGAGGTCAGCGCCCAACGTGGAGAAGTCCAGGAAGATGGGGAAACCATTTTATTGCGGGGGAAGATCACGGCGAAGGATAAGCGTAATGGGATGCTGCTAACTGGAGGAGAGTTAGAGTGGCAGCCGAAGAATGATCTTCTGATTGTGCGGAATAACGTTACGGGGGATTATCAAAAAACTAAGGTTTCAGCCAACGGGGGACGGTTTCTAACGCGTGCCAAAAAGCTGGAGTTGGAGGGAAATGTGGTAGCGATCTCAGCAGATCCCGCTGCCCGGTTCCAGTCTGAACGGGTCGTCTGGTTGGTTGGTGAGAAGAAGATGATGAGCGATCGCCCACTTCAGATTGCCGGTAACATTCCTGGTCAAACAGCACAAAACCAGGCAACCTCCGGGCAGGGCGAGATTGATCTAGACCGCAAAACCGCCCGGTTAACCCAGGGAACCCAAATTAACCTGACTGACCCACCGATGCAGATCTCTGGGAATTCGCTGATCTGGAATATGGAGGCGAAGACCGTGGTGTCGAATGAGCCAGTCACGATTGTCAATCCCCAGGAAAATATCACGCTGAATGCGAATCAAGGGCGGCTCGACATCGCGACTAAAACCGCTTATCTGACTGGCAATGTGCGCGGCGTCGGGCAAAAGAATCAGTCTCAGTTGGGTTCAAACCGCCTCACCTACAATCTTGAGACTCAAAACTTTCTGGCGGAAGGGGGAGTAACCTATCGACAGGCAGATCCTCCCTTGAGTCTGTCAGGTCCCAGAGCAACAGGCACGATTCAAGACGGCATTGTCGTCAGTGGTGGCAGGGTAGTGACTGAATTTATCCCGGATGGTGTGCTGTTTAGATAA
- a CDS encoding PAS domain-containing sensor histidine kinase: protein MRPEYLESLRDCCRNEAAFEQMQQILLTAAAEYRQSDLSVLWRSLFGDQTGGGSGTDIDGSRTALQEMILDRTTDLLNTNERLRQEIADWKWAEKALQESEQRFRSLIENATDIIAILDEKGIFRYCSPSTEKVLGYCQEEVVGHSATEFVHPADVNLILYVLQTAIQQPRVSQPQIEYRVRHRNGSWCFFEAVATSLLEDPAIKGVVINCHDITERKRAEDALRSANHEIVNILESITDAFMSLDHQWRFNYLNQRAAQVFQRSPEDLLGQTFWDAFPEAIGSRFDQEFRRAQAMQIPVTFEEFYPPLNIWFEVRVFPSAERLSIFLLDVSDRREAQAELLEMSTALGNAVEGIARLDITDHFIALNRAYASSLGYQQEEMIGMTWQQTVHPDDIPVLREARQQMLSEGKSEVEVRGVRKDGTTFYMEMVMVTACDWHDRLIGYHCFTKEITERKQAEEALRQQAERERLIGAIAQRVRNSLNLEDILNTAVSEVRQCLRASRVVIFRIDLEGNGLVTAESVEAGWKSLLGFRLTADWFKQHQEDYRQGKNLVIDDAARISGECQRFLNQAEIQALLVVPIVHSNRLWGILAVHQCSSARRWEPIEISLLEQLATQVAIAIQQSELYLQVQQLNAHLEFQVQERTAQLQQALQFEAMLKRVTDSVRDSLDEDQILQTAVQELALVLDVRGCDAALHDLDQQTATVCYEYIRSDVMTPAIGSVIQMADCPEIFEALLQAQYLQYCCIINESEDNRLVPTVQLPCAILACPIVDDQEVLGNLRLFKRSQATFSSLEIRMVQQVANQCAIAIRQARLFQATQAQVAALEELNQLKDDFLSTVSHELRTPMSNMKMAIHMLKNVITTDKRDRYLDILESECGREIELINDLLDLQRLEASSYPVSWQSIELQEFLLNVLQPFYSRTNQRQQRLKVQLPDHLSNFVTDRAALDRILAELLNNACKYTSPGGELGLVVEQMVEAEDSSTTDTVSQVRFLIRNQAEIPTPELPRIFEKFYRVPNADPWKQGGTGLGLALVQRLVNQLKGSVQVESQNGWTTFTVVLPSGESL from the coding sequence ATGAGACCTGAATATCTCGAAAGCTTGCGCGACTGCTGTCGTAATGAAGCTGCCTTTGAGCAGATGCAACAGATTTTGTTGACTGCCGCAGCAGAGTATCGGCAGTCCGATCTGAGTGTGTTGTGGCGCTCGCTGTTTGGAGATCAAACGGGTGGGGGAAGCGGTACAGACATCGATGGGTCCCGAACGGCTCTCCAGGAAATGATCCTGGATCGGACCACCGATCTACTCAATACCAATGAACGCCTGCGACAGGAAATTGCAGACTGGAAGTGGGCAGAGAAAGCGCTGCAAGAGAGCGAACAGCGATTCCGCTCTTTGATTGAGAACGCGACTGATATTATCGCTATCCTGGATGAGAAAGGCATTTTTCGCTATTGCAGTCCCTCCACTGAGAAGGTGCTGGGCTATTGTCAGGAAGAGGTGGTTGGGCACTCAGCTACTGAGTTCGTGCATCCAGCCGATGTCAATTTGATTTTGTATGTTCTCCAAACGGCAATCCAGCAACCGAGAGTCAGTCAACCTCAGATTGAATATCGAGTCAGGCACCGGAATGGTTCCTGGTGTTTTTTTGAGGCAGTGGCAACCAGTCTTCTGGAAGACCCGGCAATTAAGGGAGTAGTGATTAATTGTCACGATATTACAGAGCGCAAACGGGCAGAAGATGCGCTGCGGTCAGCCAATCACGAGATCGTGAATATTCTGGAAAGCATCACGGATGCATTTATGTCGCTGGATCATCAGTGGCGGTTTAACTATCTCAACCAGCGGGCTGCTCAGGTGTTTCAGCGATCGCCCGAAGATTTGTTGGGACAAACGTTTTGGGACGCCTTTCCAGAGGCGATTGGCTCTAGATTTGACCAGGAATTTCGGCGTGCTCAAGCGATGCAGATTCCCGTTACATTTGAGGAATTTTATCCTCCGCTGAACATCTGGTTCGAGGTGCGGGTGTTTCCCTCCGCCGAGAGACTATCGATTTTTCTCCTGGATGTGAGCGATCGCCGGGAAGCTCAGGCGGAACTGCTGGAAATGAGTACCGCTCTGGGAAATGCGGTTGAAGGGATTGCCCGACTGGATATCACCGATCACTTCATTGCCCTCAACCGGGCCTATGCCAGTTCCCTGGGTTATCAGCAGGAAGAAATGATCGGCATGACCTGGCAACAGACTGTTCACCCGGATGATATCCCCGTTTTAAGGGAAGCCCGGCAGCAAATGTTGAGCGAGGGTAAGTCGGAGGTTGAAGTTCGGGGAGTCCGCAAAGATGGCACCACGTTCTATATGGAAATGGTCATGGTGACTGCCTGTGACTGGCACGATCGCCTGATTGGCTATCATTGTTTCACCAAAGAGATTACCGAACGGAAGCAAGCAGAAGAAGCCTTGCGGCAGCAGGCAGAGCGGGAACGCCTGATTGGGGCGATCGCGCAGCGTGTTCGTAACTCCCTTAACCTGGAAGACATCCTCAACACTGCCGTATCCGAGGTGAGGCAATGCCTGCGAGCAAGTCGGGTTGTTATCTTTCGGATCGATCTGGAGGGGAATGGTCTGGTTACGGCAGAATCTGTAGAAGCGGGATGGAAATCGCTGTTGGGCTTCAGGCTGACGGCGGATTGGTTCAAACAGCACCAGGAAGACTACCGCCAGGGTAAAAATTTGGTGATTGATGATGCGGCCCGCATCTCTGGGGAATGTCAAAGGTTTCTCAACCAGGCTGAAATTCAAGCATTACTGGTGGTGCCGATTGTGCACAGTAATCGCCTCTGGGGCATCCTGGCTGTGCACCAATGTTCCAGTGCCCGTCGCTGGGAACCGATTGAAATTAGTTTGTTGGAACAACTGGCAACCCAGGTTGCGATCGCTATCCAGCAATCAGAACTGTATCTCCAGGTGCAGCAACTTAATGCCCATTTAGAATTCCAGGTACAGGAACGGACAGCTCAACTTCAGCAGGCACTTCAGTTTGAAGCCATGTTGAAACGGGTAACTGACTCAGTCCGCGATAGCCTGGATGAAGATCAGATTTTGCAGACAGCCGTTCAGGAACTGGCACTGGTCCTGGATGTGCGCGGCTGTGATGCGGCTCTGCACGACCTTGACCAGCAAACTGCCACGGTTTGCTACGAGTACATTCGCTCTGATGTCATGACACCCGCTATTGGATCCGTGATCCAGATGGCGGACTGTCCTGAAATTTTTGAAGCTTTACTGCAAGCTCAATATCTCCAGTACTGCTGCATTATCAATGAATCGGAGGATAACCGTTTAGTGCCTACGGTGCAGCTGCCATGCGCCATTTTGGCCTGCCCGATTGTGGATGATCAGGAAGTTCTGGGGAACCTGCGGCTGTTCAAACGAAGCCAGGCTACTTTTAGCAGCCTGGAAATTCGCATGGTGCAACAGGTGGCAAACCAGTGCGCGATCGCCATTCGACAGGCACGGTTGTTTCAAGCAACCCAGGCTCAGGTTGCTGCTCTGGAGGAATTAAACCAGCTTAAAGACGACTTTCTCAGTACGGTTTCCCATGAACTGCGGACGCCCATGTCCAATATGAAGATGGCAATTCACATGCTGAAGAATGTGATTACCACGGATAAGCGCGATCGCTACCTCGATATCCTGGAGTCAGAATGTGGTCGGGAGATTGAGCTGATTAATGACTTACTCGACTTGCAGCGGTTAGAAGCCTCTTCCTACCCCGTTTCCTGGCAAAGTATTGAACTGCAAGAATTTTTGCTGAATGTGCTGCAGCCGTTTTACTCTCGCACTAACCAGCGTCAGCAAAGGCTGAAGGTGCAACTGCCTGACCATCTATCCAACTTTGTCACCGACAGAGCCGCCCTGGATCGCATTCTGGCAGAACTTCTCAACAATGCCTGCAAGTATACCTCTCCGGGGGGTGAACTTGGTTTGGTGGTTGAACAAATGGTTGAAGCAGAAGACTCATCGACAACTGACACCGTTTCCCAGGTTCGATTTTTAATTCGGAACCAGGCTGAAATTCCAACCCCGGAGTTGCCGCGCATTTTTGAAAAATTCTACCGGGTTCCCAACGCCGATCCCTGGAAGCAGGGTGGTACCGGACTGGGGCTGGCACTGGTGCAGCGGCTGGTGAATCAATTAAAGGGAAGCGTGCAGGTTGAGAGTCAAAATGGCTGGACTACTTTTACAGTCGTGTTGCCTTCAGGGGAGAGTCTTTAA